In candidate division WOR-3 bacterium, a single window of DNA contains:
- a CDS encoding adenylosuccinate synthase — MKLAVVGLQWGDEGKGKMVDYLARNFDVDVRFQGGANAGHTVRVKGKQVIFHQIPCGVLNKNVVGVIGAGCVFDPAVFFNELNELKKYDAEIEKRIRVSKFCNLVMPYHILIDRIREESKQGIGTTKKGIGVTYEDKYGRVGIRVGDLYNPELFKERLRVNISRKNLILMEIYHAEPLSDSEIYERYLEYAERLKPMVVDDTRYLNDCVDGDKNIIFEGAQGALLDITYGTYPYVTSSHTICGGAALGCGVAPFHVEDVLGVVKAYTTRVGFGPFPTESNEEIGEQLRNTGQEYGATTGRPRRCGPFDASVVKYAARLSGVKEIVLTKFDILSNFDKIKIAVGYTNASEFDPFLADELTPVYEEISGFKEDISDIRDFDKLPPAAKEYIHLIEHYTGLKVRYISVGPDREAVIEK, encoded by the coding sequence ATGTCAGATTTCAGGGAGGAGCCAATGCAGGCCATACAGTGCGTGTCAAAGGTAAACAGGTGATATTTCATCAAATTCCATGTGGCGTACTTAATAAAAACGTCGTCGGCGTCATCGGAGCCGGTTGTGTTTTTGACCCCGCGGTCTTCTTCAATGAACTGAATGAATTGAAGAAATATGATGCAGAGATCGAAAAGCGGATACGGGTTTCAAAGTTCTGTAATCTGGTGATGCCCTATCACATCTTGATTGACAGAATCAGAGAAGAATCGAAACAGGGGATTGGTACCACAAAGAAAGGTATCGGAGTCACCTATGAAGATAAATATGGACGGGTGGGTATCAGAGTCGGTGATCTTTATAATCCGGAATTATTCAAAGAAAGATTACGGGTGAATATTTCAAGAAAGAATTTAATCTTGATGGAGATCTACCACGCCGAGCCGCTCTCCGATAGTGAAATATACGAACGGTATTTAGAGTATGCCGAACGGCTAAAACCGATGGTGGTTGATGATACCAGATACTTGAATGATTGTGTGGATGGTGATAAAAATATTATTTTTGAAGGGGCACAAGGGGCGTTGCTTGACATCACCTACGGGACTTATCCTTATGTTACGTCATCCCATACGATATGCGGCGGCGCCGCTTTAGGATGCGGGGTTGCGCCGTTCCATGTCGAGGATGTTCTCGGAGTGGTGAAGGCATATACCACGAGGGTGGGTTTCGGCCCTTTCCCCACGGAAAGTAATGAAGAGATTGGAGAGCAGCTTCGTAATACAGGGCAGGAATACGGAGCGACGACGGGCAGACCAAGGCGATGCGGACCCTTTGATGCTTCAGTGGTTAAATATGCAGCGCGTCTGAGCGGCGTTAAAGAGATCGTCCTTACAAAATTCGACATCCTCTCGAATTTTGATAAGATAAAAATCGCAGTGGGATATACAAACGCTTCTGAATTCGATCCGTTCCTCGCTGATGAATTGACTCCTGTTTATGAAGAGATTTCCGGATTCAAAGAGGATATCAGTGATATCAGGGATTTTGATAAGCTGCCTCCCGCTGCGAAGGAGTATATTCATTTGATTGAACACTACACAGGTTTGAAGGTCAGATACATTTCTGTAGGGCCTGATCGGGA